In Hoplias malabaricus isolate fHopMal1 chromosome 6, fHopMal1.hap1, whole genome shotgun sequence, a single window of DNA contains:
- the txn2 gene encoding thioredoxin, mitochondrial: MATRLLARRIWSVSVKDFRRFPVAVSSSSLYSSSPNPSLRPQHFLSRTCSLPLISYRGVSFNVQDQEDFTERVINSELPVVIDFHAQWCGPCKILGPRLEKAIAKQEGRVTMAKVDIDEHTDLAIEYGVSAVPTVIAMRDGDIIDQFVGIKDEDQLDSFVKKLIGQ, encoded by the exons ATGGCTACTCGGCTGCTTGCTCGGAGAATATGGAGCGTCTCTGTTAAAGATTTTCGTCGTTTCCCTGTAGCCGTTTCATCCTCTTCGTTATATTCCTCCTCCCCGAACCCTTCCCTCAGGCCACAGCACTTCCTGTCCCGCACTTGCTCGCTCCCTCTGATTTCCTATAGAGGTGTGTCCTTCAATGTCCAGGACCAAGAAGACTTCACTGAGAGGGTCATTAACAGCGAGCTGCCAGTGGTCATAGACTTTCATGCACA ATGGTGTGGCCCTTGCAAGATCCTGGGGCCGAGGCTGGAGAAGGCCATCGCTAAGCAGGAGGGCCGTGTTACCATGGCCAAAGTGGACATTGATGAACACACAGACCTTGCTATTGAATATGGG GTGTCTGCAGTGCCCACTGTGATCGCCATGCGGGACGGAGACATCATCGACCAGTTTGTAGGGATCAAAGATGAAGATCAGTTGGATTCATTCGTCAAGAAGCTGATTGGACAATAA